One Deltaproteobacteria bacterium genomic window carries:
- a CDS encoding HDOD domain-containing protein, whose amino-acid sequence MKTQERNLIVFDWSCHGIPTLPPIAERLIAMASDKNASTSEMTELISTDPGLAVRLLKAVNSAFYSLSVEVTSIRHAIVLLGLTEVKRIALSAVIAERFLAVPREAKRAAMDLWRHLVATAVLAQDLSDEDEEPDPYTLGLLHDVGWLLFLVQHPASYVSFLQEKAKGLREAEKLWGVDHQLLGAKLAETWGLPEPFQIVALRHHDPMRDIAPPGYLFKVTFANHLVNEIGFRSHSMLEEPLTPEIFDASHLMDSETYEEIRRAAFADRERIEGYCRLFLG is encoded by the coding sequence ATGAAAACACAGGAAAGAAACCTCATCGTCTTTGACTGGTCCTGCCACGGGATCCCGACCTTGCCGCCGATCGCCGAGCGGCTCATCGCCATGGCGTCGGATAAAAATGCGTCCACCTCGGAGATGACCGAGCTCATCAGCACTGATCCCGGGCTTGCCGTCCGGCTCCTCAAGGCAGTCAACAGCGCCTTCTACTCCCTAAGTGTGGAGGTTACGTCCATTCGTCATGCCATCGTACTCCTCGGGCTTACGGAGGTGAAGCGCATCGCTCTTAGCGCCGTCATTGCCGAGCGTTTTCTTGCGGTCCCGCGGGAGGCAAAAAGGGCCGCCATGGACCTCTGGCGACATCTCGTGGCCACAGCGGTCCTTGCACAGGACCTCTCTGACGAGGACGAGGAGCCGGATCCCTATACCCTCGGGCTCCTCCACGACGTGGGCTGGCTCCTGTTTCTGGTACAGCATCCTGCGAGCTACGTGTCATTCCTCCAGGAAAAGGCAAAAGGCCTCCGTGAGGCCGAAAAACTCTGGGGCGTGGATCATCAGCTCCTCGGGGCGAAGCTCGCCGAGACGTGGGGGCTTCCAGAGCCCTTTCAGATCGTGGCGCTCAGACACCATGACCCGATGCGAGATATTGCCCCTCCTGGTTATCTCTTCAAAGTGACCTTCGCCAATCATCTTGTCAACGAAATCGGCTTCAGGTCGCATTCCATGCTTGAAGAACCCCTGACCCCTGAGATCTTCGACGCATCCCATCTCATGGACAGTGAGACGTATGAGGAGATCCGGAGGGCGGCCTTTGCGGATAGGGAGAGGATCGA
- a CDS encoding thioredoxin domain-containing protein, producing the protein MNNRLANEKSPYLLQHAHNPVDWHPWSDEAFEKARRENKPIFLSIGYSTCHWCHVMAHESFEDEETAALLNENFVSVKVDREERPDVDQLAMTVCQALTGGGGWPLSVFLTPEKKPFFAGTYFPKSPRHGLPAFTDILRRIAHLWENQREKLVSAGDEITRALLEMGASPTESHRLGIDLLAKGAQDLSCAYDRIWGGFGTAPKFPAPHQILFLLRWFLRTGDTEVGEMVQKTLKAMRCGGIYDQIGFGFHRYSVDEQWIVPHFEKMLYDQAALMMAYTEAYQVFGSPLFKRTALETAEYVLRDLTDPSGAFYCAEDADSDGKEGTFYLWTPSEIRKAMKDDDAAFIIRRFGVTEAGNFEGGKSVLHIPHNECNSYNINNEDMDRLNRLGRLLFETRARRIRPHRDEKILAGWNGLMIAALAKAYRVFGDPGLKRAAIRAEQAVREGLWREGGRLFRRLAGGEAGLEGCLDDYAFMIWGLMELTESLGDAAYARRAVSLTETVLSDFRDVNGGLFLSSTHVNDLIARPRDTHDGAIPSATSVMVMNLLRLSRMTGRAELEEAATKIMDSLSENLRETPTGYTHLLSAIDFAIGPTVEAVIVGNGKDPAFSDLLAPLRENFLPRLTLLVKDTAQSMEDLDALAPFTREMTAVGGRPAVYLCEGSICKPPITDAAELARILSNQHHR; encoded by the coding sequence ATGAACAACCGACTCGCCAACGAAAAAAGTCCCTATCTCCTGCAGCATGCCCACAACCCCGTGGATTGGCATCCATGGTCGGACGAGGCCTTTGAAAAGGCCAGGCGGGAGAACAAACCCATTTTTCTCTCCATCGGGTACTCGACCTGCCACTGGTGTCACGTCATGGCCCATGAATCCTTCGAAGACGAGGAGACGGCGGCCCTTCTGAACGAGAATTTCGTCTCCGTCAAGGTGGACAGGGAAGAACGGCCCGACGTGGACCAGCTCGCCATGACCGTATGTCAGGCCCTCACAGGCGGCGGTGGCTGGCCCCTGTCCGTCTTCCTGACACCTGAGAAGAAACCATTTTTTGCCGGGACCTATTTCCCCAAGTCCCCTCGCCATGGTCTTCCCGCCTTTACGGACATCCTCCGGCGCATCGCACACCTATGGGAAAACCAGAGAGAAAAACTCGTCTCGGCCGGAGACGAGATTACCCGCGCCCTCCTGGAAATGGGGGCATCGCCTACAGAAAGCCACCGGTTGGGAATAGATCTTCTCGCCAAGGGTGCGCAAGATCTCTCCTGCGCCTACGACCGAATTTGGGGTGGATTCGGAACGGCCCCCAAGTTCCCGGCCCCCCACCAGATCCTGTTTCTCCTGAGATGGTTTCTGAGGACAGGGGACACAGAGGTTGGGGAGATGGTCCAAAAGACCCTCAAAGCCATGAGGTGTGGAGGGATATACGACCAGATCGGATTCGGTTTCCACCGTTACAGCGTGGACGAACAGTGGATCGTCCCCCATTTCGAGAAGATGCTCTACGACCAGGCTGCCCTCATGATGGCCTATACCGAGGCATACCAGGTCTTTGGGAGCCCCTTATTCAAAAGGACGGCCCTGGAGACTGCCGAATACGTACTCCGGGATCTGACAGACCCGAGCGGCGCCTTTTATTGCGCCGAGGACGCGGACAGCGACGGGAAGGAAGGGACTTTCTATCTCTGGACGCCGTCCGAGATTAGGAAGGCCATGAAAGACGATGACGCGGCGTTCATCATCCGCCGCTTCGGGGTGACCGAGGCCGGGAACTTTGAAGGCGGGAAAAGCGTCCTGCACATACCTCATAATGAATGTAATTCATATAACATAAATAACGAAGATATGGACAGATTAAATCGACTCGGCAGGCTTCTTTTCGAGACGCGAGCAAGGCGCATACGACCGCACCGGGACGAAAAGATCCTTGCGGGATGGAACGGACTCATGATCGCGGCCCTTGCAAAGGCCTATCGTGTATTTGGGGATCCCGGGCTGAAACGTGCAGCGATCCGGGCGGAGCAGGCGGTCCGTGAGGGTCTGTGGCGGGAAGGGGGCAGGCTGTTTCGAAGGCTCGCCGGTGGTGAGGCAGGACTCGAGGGATGCCTTGATGACTACGCCTTCATGATCTGGGGCCTCATGGAGCTTACTGAGTCCTTGGGGGATGCAGCATATGCCCGTCGGGCCGTTTCCCTGACCGAGACTGTGCTTTCGGATTTCCGGGACGTAAACGGTGGGCTTTTCCTGTCGTCAACCCATGTAAACGACCTCATCGCCCGCCCCCGCGACACCCACGACGGTGCCATTCCCTCTGCCACATCCGTCATGGTCATGAACCTCCTCAGGCTCTCGAGGATGACAGGTCGGGCAGAACTCGAGGAAGCGGCGACAAAAATCATGGACAGCCTATCGGAAAATCTTCGCGAAACGCCAACCGGTTATACCCACTTGCTCTCCGCCATCGACTTCGCCATCGGCCCCACCGTGGAGGCCGTGATCGTGGGAAATGGAAAGGACCCGGCATTTTCTGACCTTCTGGCCCCGCTCCGGGAAAATTTTCTCCCTCGGCTCACCCTCCTCGTAAAGGACACGGCCCAGTCCATGGAAGACCTGGACGCCCTCGCCCCCTTTACACGGGAGATGACTGCCGTAGGAGGGCGTCCAGCTGTTTATCTCTGCGAGGGCTCAATTTGTAAGCCTCCAATCACGGATGCGGCGGAACTGGCCAGGATCCTCTCGAATCAGCATCATAGATAA